The genomic window AGAGGCAAAATGTCCAAATATAAGTGAGTGTTTTGCAAAGAAAAATGCAACATTTCTTATTTTGGGAGATATTTGTACAAGAAGATGTTCATACTGTAATGTAAAAACTGGACTTCCAACTGAAGTTGATTTAAGTGAGATACAAAAAGTTACTACTTCTGTAAAACACCTTGGACTTAAATTTGTAGTAATTACAAGTCCTGCTAGAGATGATTTAAAAGATGGTGGAGCACAACAATTTTATAGGGTGACAAAAGATATTTTAGAAAAATGTCCCGGAACTCAAGTGGAAATTCTAATCCCTGATTTTAAAGCACGAGAAGAATCACTTCAAACTGTTATTGATTCTGGGGCTGTTATTATTGGACATAATATTGAAACGGTTCCTCGATTTTATAAAATCAGAAAAAATGCTTCATATGAAAGATCACTTCAAGTATTAAAAAGATTAAAAGAACTTGGTGGCGATAAAATCAAAACTAAATCAGCTCTTATGGTTGGACTTGGAGAGACTGAAGAAGAGATGGTACAAGTATTTAAAGACCTAGTTGCTGTTGGCTGTAAGTTTTTAAGTATTGGGCAATATTTAGCGCCAAGTGGAGATTATGCAAAAGTTATTGAGTATGTAAAACCTGAGCAATTTGCAAGATATAAAGAACTTGCTATGGATTTAGGATTTGAATTTGTACACTCAACTCCATATGCTAGAAGTTCTTATTTGGCACATGAATATTTAGGTCATGAGAGTGCTAACAAAGATTTACTAAAATAATATGATGATATAATCCTTCAAATAAAAAAGGATAAATCATCAATCTAATTGGACTTGATTACATAAATCAAAAAGATAAAGAGTTAGTTGAACTCTTTATCTCTTCTAAAACTACTAAAAAATATATTTTAGGTATAAATAAACTTACAAAATCAGTATTAAAACATATAGAAGTAGCTGGAATAATTGATGACTTTACAAGAGTTCAAAGTTCTCGAAAAAAAACAGTTCTCAAAA from Arcobacter sp. F2176 includes these protein-coding regions:
- the lipA gene encoding lipoyl synthase; the protein is MTMPSNMEFAEKKVNFKKPEWLRKKLTPSAQIEMENLLKDVGGLHTICQEAKCPNISECFAKKNATFLILGDICTRRCSYCNVKTGLPTEVDLSEIQKVTTSVKHLGLKFVVITSPARDDLKDGGAQQFYRVTKDILEKCPGTQVEILIPDFKAREESLQTVIDSGAVIIGHNIETVPRFYKIRKNASYERSLQVLKRLKELGGDKIKTKSALMVGLGETEEEMVQVFKDLVAVGCKFLSIGQYLAPSGDYAKVIEYVKPEQFARYKELAMDLGFEFVHSTPYARSSYLAHEYLGHESANKDLLK